AGCGCCTGAAAAACCTGGAGTTCCGCGGGCAATCATAGAGAGATCGACATCTTTTGTTAAAATGACCTTTTGCGTATGGACCTTTAAAATACCCAGTCGTCCTTGAAGATCCGGTAAATCGACCACGACTTGCCGATCAAAACGGCCAGGCCTTAAAAGAGCTGGATCCAACACATCCGGCCGGTTCGTCGCAGCCATAATAATCACACCCTCTTGAGTATTAAAACCATCCATCTCGACTAAAAGGGCATTGAGGGTCTGCTCCCGTTCATCATGCCCTCCCCCAATCCCAGCGCCTCGGTGCCGACCCACCGCATCAATTTCATCAATAAAAATAATGCACGGGGCATGTCTTTTCCCTTGCTCAAATAAATCACGGACCCGTGAAGCTCCGACTCCCACAAACATTTCAACAAAATCAGAACCGCTGATGGTAAAAAAGGGAACATCGGCTTCACCCGCCACAGACTTTGCCAAAAGGGTCTTACCAGACCCGGGAGGTCCAATTAAAAGAACTCCCTTTGGAATCCTTCCTCCTAACCTCTGAAATTTTTTCGGATCTTTTAAAAATTCAATAATCTCCTGAAGCTCATCCTTCGCTTCATCCACACCCGCCACATCTTTAAAAGTAACCTTATCTCTTTCTTTCGTCAGAAGTCTTGCCCGTGATTTTCCAAAACTAAGCGCTCCTGTTCCTACACCCTTCACCTGCCTGTAAACAAAAAACCATAAAAAACCGATAAAAAGAAGCATGGGAGCTAAAGAAAAGATGAGATTGGTCAAAACATTATTCTCAGGATGAACCTGAAAATCCCTTACATTTTTTCTTAAGACACTAATCAGATCTGGATCTTGCTGTGGAATATTAAGAACAAATCTTTGTCCATCTTTATATTCCCCGTGAATCACATCGGCCATCATCTCCACTTTTTGAACGGAACCTGCCTTAACTGCCTCGTAGAACTGGGTATACGAAGGGTGGCTAATCCCTTTACGAGCAATATTATTAATTTGAAACAAATACAAGAGTCCAATTCCCACCAATAACCAAATCACCGCGGGTTTCACAGGTCGTTTTTGCATAAAGTTACTAGGCAAACCTTTCTTTTTCTTAAGTCTTTTAAAGCAACCACTCCGATTCCTTCTTTTTAACACACAATCAACTTCCAATGCAACTATTTACGATCTATTTTGAGGTTTATAAACTTCTTCTCGCTTCCAATGCCTTTGCCAAAGTTAACTCATCCGCATAATCCAGCCCCATTCCAACCGGAATCCCATAGGCAATTCGGGTCAGCTTCACTTCCTCTTCCCCCAATAATTTTGACAAGTAAAGAGCCGTCGCTTCCCCTTCCACATCCATTCCAGTGGCAAGAATCACTTCCCGAGGTCTTATTTTTTTAATTCTCTCAACTAAGTGAGCAACCTTCAAATCTTCAGGTCCCACCCCATCTAAAGGAGAAATTTTACCCATGAGAACATGATAAAGTCCTCTAAACCCGCATCTTTCTAAAACAAAAGCATCTTTAGCCTCTTCAATCACACAGATAAGACCCTGATCTCGCTGGGAATCCTGGCAAACTTGACATGGGTCCTCCTCTGTAAAAAGATAACACACCGAACAGAAATGAATTTTCCCTCTGGCATTCTGAACGGATTTGGAAAATAACCGCGTACGATCTGGAGGTGACTTCATCAGAAAAAGAGCCATCCGCTCAGCCGTCTTTGTGCCAATCCCCGGAAACATTTTAAAGGCTTCTATCAAATCTTGAAAAGAATCGAGTTTGTAGATCATCACTGTCACCTGTTTCGGGTCGCCGGTCACCGGTCGACAATTTTAAAGTCCACAGTCAACGGTCAATGGTCGACAGTTCTAAAGGAATCATTTATTTTCTATGGAATGTGTGGTCCGTGGACTATGGACTACATTTTCATCTTTTAATTTCCGTAATCTTTCCTTCGAACATTTGTAATGCCTTTTGAAGCACCGGATCATCCTGGATAGAGGCGGCGAGAACGCTTTTAACTTCCTCTTTTTGCGAAATAGACTTCCCTTCTAGTTCTTTAGAAGTGGAAAGAACAAACTCGATCGAAACTTGAGGTCCCCCTATCTTTTTAACTTCATCTTGAATAACAACTCGCTGTTCTTTTTGCAAAGCCTCTAAAGAGAATTTCTTGTCTTGAGGAAAAACAACTTGTAAGGTGTTCCCTTTTTTACGCAACGATGTTTCTTTTAAATAGGCATGAATTAAAGGTTGCTTTTGAGCAAAATTTTCTAACACTTTTTGCCACTGATTAAAATTTAATTTCTCGACTTCGTCCTCACTTTTTTCTGGCTCCTTCTCTAAAGACTCAAAGAGTTCTTCCTCCTCTGAGGTTTCTTCAAGCTGGGGATCTGGGAGGATGTTTTTTTTTACCTCGCTTGAGACCGCTGACTCCCTTGTAACTCCAGAAACCCTTTTAGAATGTCTCAGAGCTTCGATCTTTATTATGAGCTGATCTAGCGTTTGAGAATGACCAATTAAATACAGCTGAACACTGAGGGCTTCAAGCATGGACCTCTTAGACACCGACTGTTTTAAACGATTTTCGACTTCTAAAGTTTCATCCAGCATTTGTAAAAGCTGATCCTTCAAAAAAATTTGAGACTGAATTTTTGCCTTTTCAAACTCCTCGGGGAAAAGCTCGATCAAGTCCTTCCCCTTTGAAGCCAGCTGAATCACAAGAAGGTCTCGGAAGTGAGCGGACAATTCGCCAATGAAAAACGCTAAATCTTTTCCTTCCCCATCCATTTTTTTAATCAAAGAAAATAAACTCTCCCAATCTCCATCCTTAACCTCGTCTACAAAATCTATCACCTCTTCACGAGGGATCCATCCGAAAATTTGAATGGCTTCCTCATACCGAAGCTTTCCTCCTGAAAATGAAATGAGTTGATCCAGTAAACTCTCAGCATCTCGAAGACTTCCATCCGCTTCTTTTGCAACCCGAAAGAGGGTTTTTTCATCTGCCTCGACCTTTTCTGATATAACAATTTTCTTCAAGTGCTCAAAAATATCTCCTGTCGCAATTTTTCTCAAATCAAAACGCTGACATCGAGAAAGAATCGTCGAAGGAACCCGATGGGATTCCGTAGTCGCAAAGAAAAATTTAATGTGGCTGGGAGGCTCTTCCAGAGTTTTTAAAAGGGCATTAAAAGCCTCCGTTGTTAACATATGAACTTCATCAATGATATAAATTTTAAAACGTGAGCTGGATGGAGCAAACTTCACATTTTCACGCAACTCTCGAACCTGATCAATCCCCCGATTAGAAGCCCCATCAATTTCTAAAACATCTAGACTTGTTCCAGAAGCAATTTCTTCACAATGGGAACACTGGTTACAGGGAGTGGAAGTCGGGCCTTGAATGCAGTTAAGGGCCTTGGCAAAAATTCGGGCTATGCTGGTCTTTCCAATACCGCGACTCCCGCTGAAAAGGTAGGCATGAGCTACCCGATTCATCGTAATCGCATTTTCTAATGTTGTCACAACATGGGCTTGCCCCACCACATCTTTAAATTTCTGAGGCCGCCACTTTCTGGCCAAGACTAAATAACTCACAAGTTTATCCTCCGCTTTTCCAAAATCAAATCAGGGGTTAACTCTAACCGATTGAGAGGGGATCAATCAAGGTCATTCCTTTGTGCGATTTTGATTCACGTTTAATTCCATCAACTGAATAGGAAAAACATTTCGAATTCTCTTGAAATCGTGATCCCTCGTGAAGATCACCTTGTGATAGGTTTGTGCCATTACAGCAATCATTAGATCAGGAATACCTACACCCTGAATACCTTTCCGATGAAGATTGAATTGAAGATGCATCATGTTTTCCCATAAGCCTTGAGGCTCTTCAAGCAAAGGCAAGGCATCAAAATAACTTTTTAAATCTTCAAATTGCTGAAGCGTTTTAGCTCCTCCAACAATTTCTACTTTGATCAGATCAACTGTACAGACTCTGTTTTCTTCCAAAAGCCGGTCCAAAGCTTCTCCTTCGGGAGAAGACTTCTTCCGGAAAAAATCAATCCATACAGAGGAATCTACCAGCACATCACTCATCCCTTGCCTTTGCGAAAAATAATTCTAAGCAGCTGTACGATCTCTTCTTAATTGTCTTAAATCAATTCTCAAATCAAGGCGACCTCGCAAGGCGCGAAGCTTCTCAATTTTTTTCATCTGAATCAATTTTTGAAGAGAAAGAATGACTGCACTGGTTTTAGATCGTGTTCCACAAAGCAACTTTGCCTCTTCTAAAAGATCCCTTGGAATGTCCATGGTGGTACGCATTTTCTTCCTCCGGCACTTGTTGAATGAATACATCATTTATATACAATATAATGCATCAAATTTATGCATTAATCAATCCTTTTTAAATTCACCTTTTTAAATTCAAAATCCCTGACACTCAACGTCCCCGGTAAACAGTTGTCTCCGGATGAAACTCGCTCCATCCCAACCACCATTGGCGGTCTATATTTAATGGAGTTAAAACCTGATTTGTCCCTGAAAGAGGTCTCCCCCAATCATCCCAAATCATTTTCCGATCCAAACTTGAAATCTGATCTGATTCATAAATAAAGTCAAAAACAGAACCTTCGCCTAATCTTCTGGAAAAGGCCCGAACCCCATCAGCCTTTTCGTCATAAAGAACCATCACAGGAAAAGATCCCACATGGTCATGAACAATTCTTTTCTCTCTGAGCGTTTTCAGGCAATAGGCCTTGTGAAAACCTTCTATTGAAAGCCCCGCCACCTCCTCATGCATATCAAGCGCTTGATTTTTCTGGCTCAGCCCTGGACTGATCGTATGGGGAGTCATATGCTCAAGAATCCAGATCATCCAGCTTTTTGGAATTCTTCCATCAAAGGGACGATCCGGCGGGTCTACTGCCAAAAAAGTCTTCGGGTTGTTTTTTTTCCAAACACTCCACTTCATCTGTTCCCCACCCAAAAACTCTAATTGCGTCCCCTTCAAAAGCCCATAAACTGCCTCCCCGGTCGCCTGCTGCCAAAGTGTTTTTGTTTCGTGATCCCTCATGATGAGATTTCGGCGCCAAACCCCTTCGACTTCGAAATGAAGAATTTTCCCGTTCACAAGATTTGAATAAATCATGGGACTTCGACAGGCCCCACAATAGGAAACCAGAATGGGCAATCCTCCTAAAGTGTCATGCACCAAGTGACGCGGCAAAACCATTTCACGAAGAGGCCAGGCACAAGCCTCTTTATTCCACTCCAGGCCAATAACGATATCTTCAGGTTTTATTGGAGCTTCTGACGAAAGGACATGTAAGGATTGATCCAAAACCACAAAAATCTTCGAGAAAACAAAGAAAAGTCCAAGACTCCACCAGACAAATACGAGTACAAGAGCGCTGCCCGTCGCCCAACTCGGAAAAAGCAAAAAAACCGTCAATGTAATGATTAAATCAAGCCCCAACGTCACCCATCGCAACAAATGATAATGGGCAATCGGAAAAAGCCCCAACCTTGGGAAAAACGTACTCCAATAAGGGGCATGCACCCCTAAAAACCCAAAAATAAAACTCAAAACAACCAAAGATGTTATCATTATTCTTCAGCCTTTAACGGTGATATTTTATTTCTCATTTGAGCATGCTAAATTAAATTTTTCGAGAAACGTGTATCCCCTGAGATCACCACCGATTTTCATGCATAATCGACCCGAAAACCAAAAGCCAGATCCACTTCTATCAGAGTATTAAGTCCAAATCGATGAACCGTTGGAACAGGACTCCCCGTACCTATTTGAAATTTGAGGACCAAAAGAAGGGCAAAACTGGTAAGAAGAACGACCCATGAAAGAACAATAAAAAATTTTCTTTTCTGAATCATGAAGATTGATTTCCAAGGATAAAAATCAAAAATGGCAGACCTTGCCCAGGCCATGCTTTTTCAAATACTGTTGATGATACTCTTTTGCCCGATAAAAAGTGGAAGCAGATGTAATTTCAGTCACAATCGGCTCTTTAAATTTTCCTGATTTTTCAAGATCGGCCTTTGACTTTTGGGCAATCACTCTTTGTTCTGGCGTATGATAAAAAATGGCGGAACGATATTGGGTGCCATGATCAGGCCCTTGTTGATTCATCGTAGTTGGATTATGGTTATCCCAAAATATTTTGAGAATCTCTTCATAAGAAATTTGAGAAGGATCATAAATCAGTTGCACCACCTCAGCATGTCCTGTCTTATTCGTACATACATCTTCATACGTTGGATTCTTTAGCGTCCCGCCCATATATCCTACCGCTGTAGACTTCACGCCTTTGACATCACTAAGAATCGCCTCGACTCCCCAAAAACATCCCGCTCCAAACGTGGCCGTTCGTAAATCTTTATTCTGATTTGTATCTGACATGGTCTTCTCTCCCCTCCATAAAATCAAAACGACTAAAAATAAAATAAGCCCTGAAAATATCCGATGATGATTCATTTTTTAATTATATCATTTAAAATGGACTAAAAGCGCTGCCAAATAACTCTCTTTCACCAAACCACTTCCTTGGAAATCGCGATCTTGACCCAGGGGAGAGATTTTTTTAATCAATCGCTTTTCTAAAAAAGCCTGTTTTCTAACTTCTTTTTCTAATTGATCCGTAGAAAAACCACTAAAATTGGTTGAAACAAACAAGTAACCCTCCGGGTTTAAAATTTGAATAGCACAATGAATCAACCCTCCTAAATCCTTCTTCACAGAAAAAATTTTACCTTCATCTCTTGAAAAAGAAGGGGGATCAAGAATAATGACATCAAACTTGTTTTCCTTTTTGACCGCACGCAAAAGATACTGAACCGCATTCGCTCTCACGAATTCATTTTTTGAAAAGGATAAATCATTTAATTGATAATTCTTTTTCCCCCACTCCAAAATTTTCGGGCGAACATCTACATTCACCACATCCAAGGAGCCCCAAGACTTGCAGTAAACACCAAAAGAACAGGTATAAGAAAAGGTGTTGAGTACTGATTTTCCCTGCGAAAGGGTCCCAATCATTTTACGATTTTTTCGCATGTCAAGGAAAAGACCTGTATTAAAATGATCCTTAAGGTCAACCCAGAATTTTAGACCATTCTCTGTCACAACCGTTTGAGAAGTGGCTCCAACAAAATCGAGATTTTCATAGGTAGAACCTGTCTTTTCAGATGAGGCTTCTTTAAAAATTAAATATTGAGGATTAAAACGACGTAATAAAAAATATCGAATCGCGTCAAGCTGAGGATTCCAGACAGGATCAAACACCTTGACAACAAAATGTCGGTCATATTGATCGATGGTAAGCCCTGTGAGTTCATCACCTTTCCCATTCACCAAACGCACGGCATTGGTTATTTGAAAAAGACTTGTCCTTTTTTCAAATGATCGCTCGAGCAAATTGAGAATTTTTGAACGAGAAAAATGAGGGTCAGGAACAGGTGTCAAAATATCGCTCCAAAATCAGAATTTCTAAATTTTTTTGAAAGAGAATGTTTATTCAATAACAATCACTGCTTTCTCCAACATTCTAGCTAGTGTACTCCCTTCAACTTTACACACCAAGCGATTTTCTTAACTGATATGACAAGACCCATAACCTGATAAAAGCTCGGGTTTACTTGGTCCTTGAAAGGGTGTCGGCTCATTTCCTTGATTAAACCATTGACCCTGAAAATCCATCATAGTAGTATTATAGATACCACTCTAAAAAACTTCGAACTATTTTAGAGAGGGATCTAAAATGGAGATGGCCATGATCGCCCGTCGTTTA
This is a stretch of genomic DNA from Chlamydiota bacterium. It encodes these proteins:
- the recR gene encoding recombination protein RecR translates to MIYKLDSFQDLIEAFKMFPGIGTKTAERMALFLMKSPPDRTRLFSKSVQNARGKIHFCSVCYLFTEEDPCQVCQDSQRDQGLICVIEEAKDAFVLERCGFRGLYHVLMGKISPLDGVGPEDLKVAHLVERIKKIRPREVILATGMDVEGEATALYLSKLLGEEEVKLTRIAYGIPVGMGLDYADELTLAKALEARRSL
- the msrA gene encoding peptide-methionine (S)-S-oxide reductase MsrA gives rise to the protein MSDTNQNKDLRTATFGAGCFWGVEAILSDVKGVKSTAVGYMGGTLKNPTYEDVCTNKTGHAEVVQLIYDPSQISYEEILKIFWDNHNPTTMNQQGPDHGTQYRSAIFYHTPEQRVIAQKSKADLEKSGKFKEPIVTEITSASTFYRAKEYHQQYLKKHGLGKVCHF
- a CDS encoding DUF3179 domain-containing protein — protein: MITSLVVLSFIFGFLGVHAPYWSTFFPRLGLFPIAHYHLLRWVTLGLDLIITLTVFLLFPSWATGSALVLVFVWWSLGLFFVFSKIFVVLDQSLHVLSSEAPIKPEDIVIGLEWNKEACAWPLREMVLPRHLVHDTLGGLPILVSYCGACRSPMIYSNLVNGKILHFEVEGVWRRNLIMRDHETKTLWQQATGEAVYGLLKGTQLEFLGGEQMKWSVWKKNNPKTFLAVDPPDRPFDGRIPKSWMIWILEHMTPHTISPGLSQKNQALDMHEEVAGLSIEGFHKAYCLKTLREKRIVHDHVGSFPVMVLYDEKADGVRAFSRRLGEGSVFDFIYESDQISSLDRKMIWDDWGRPLSGTNQVLTPLNIDRQWWLGWSEFHPETTVYRGR
- the dnaX gene encoding DNA polymerase III subunit gamma/tau, with the protein product MSYLVLARKWRPQKFKDVVGQAHVVTTLENAITMNRVAHAYLFSGSRGIGKTSIARIFAKALNCIQGPTSTPCNQCSHCEEIASGTSLDVLEIDGASNRGIDQVRELRENVKFAPSSSRFKIYIIDEVHMLTTEAFNALLKTLEEPPSHIKFFFATTESHRVPSTILSRCQRFDLRKIATGDIFEHLKKIVISEKVEADEKTLFRVAKEADGSLRDAESLLDQLISFSGGKLRYEEAIQIFGWIPREEVIDFVDEVKDGDWESLFSLIKKMDGEGKDLAFFIGELSAHFRDLLVIQLASKGKDLIELFPEEFEKAKIQSQIFLKDQLLQMLDETLEVENRLKQSVSKRSMLEALSVQLYLIGHSQTLDQLIIKIEALRHSKRVSGVTRESAVSSEVKKNILPDPQLEETSEEEELFESLEKEPEKSEDEVEKLNFNQWQKVLENFAQKQPLIHAYLKETSLRKKGNTLQVVFPQDKKFSLEALQKEQRVVIQDEVKKIGGPQVSIEFVLSTSKELEGKSISQKEEVKSVLAASIQDDPVLQKALQMFEGKITEIKR
- a CDS encoding ATP-dependent metallopeptidase FtsH/Yme1/Tma family protein, with the protein product MQKRPVKPAVIWLLVGIGLLYLFQINNIARKGISHPSYTQFYEAVKAGSVQKVEMMADVIHGEYKDGQRFVLNIPQQDPDLISVLRKNVRDFQVHPENNVLTNLIFSLAPMLLFIGFLWFFVYRQVKGVGTGALSFGKSRARLLTKERDKVTFKDVAGVDEAKDELQEIIEFLKDPKKFQRLGGRIPKGVLLIGPPGSGKTLLAKSVAGEADVPFFTISGSDFVEMFVGVGASRVRDLFEQGKRHAPCIIFIDEIDAVGRHRGAGIGGGHDEREQTLNALLVEMDGFNTQEGVIIMAATNRPDVLDPALLRPGRFDRQVVVDLPDLQGRLGILKVHTQKVILTKDVDLSMIARGTPGFSGADLANLVNEAALLAARSGKKSIDLGELEEARDKVRWGRERKSRIISAEDRRITAYHESGHALVLQLLPETEPLHKVTIIPRGLAYLGATMQLPQTDRYTQAKKELLGQITGMMGGRVAEELTFGEVTSGACSDLKNATQMARKMVCEWGMSEKLGPMTFGEREEHIFLGREISRSVDYSEATALNIDQEVRKIIDECYQRAKKLVEENRDKLIGIAETLLKREVMEGKEIEAIVSGKVVPQVDPTINPYDKILRKRSDPIQEKTQENGTAVI
- a CDS encoding class I SAM-dependent rRNA methyltransferase, which produces MTPVPDPHFSRSKILNLLERSFEKRTSLFQITNAVRLVNGKGDELTGLTIDQYDRHFVVKVFDPVWNPQLDAIRYFLLRRFNPQYLIFKEASSEKTGSTYENLDFVGATSQTVVTENGLKFWVDLKDHFNTGLFLDMRKNRKMIGTLSQGKSVLNTFSYTCSFGVYCKSWGSLDVVNVDVRPKILEWGKKNYQLNDLSFSKNEFVRANAVQYLLRAVKKENKFDVIILDPPSFSRDEGKIFSVKKDLGGLIHCAIQILNPEGYLFVSTNFSGFSTDQLEKEVRKQAFLEKRLIKKISPLGQDRDFQGSGLVKESYLAALLVHFK
- a CDS encoding PIN domain-containing protein — translated: MSDVLVDSSVWIDFFRKKSSPEGEALDRLLEENRVCTVDLIKVEIVGGAKTLQQFEDLKSYFDALPLLEEPQGLWENMMHLQFNLHRKGIQGVGIPDLMIAVMAQTYHKVIFTRDHDFKRIRNVFPIQLMELNVNQNRTKE
- a CDS encoding type II toxin-antitoxin system VapB family antitoxin, with amino-acid sequence MRTTMDIPRDLLEEAKLLCGTRSKTSAVILSLQKLIQMKKIEKLRALRGRLDLRIDLRQLRRDRTAA